In Pedobacter sp. W3I1, one DNA window encodes the following:
- a CDS encoding DUF2851 family protein, with protein MNFPEDFLHYVWQFRSFDFNDLQTTRGENLKIINPGLLNKDAGPDFFHAKIEIGNTTWAGNVEIHLKSSDWLKHNHQVNPVYENVILHVVYEHDAEIKRMDGSILPVLELKNRISTDLIRKYENLFLTLTDFPCISQIGRVDELIVDSFLSRTLVERFEQKTNAVTETLNELNGNWDETFYRFMARNFGFKINALPFELFAKAVSQHIYARHKNNPHQIEALVFGAAGFLNDQFEEEYPRKLKTEFLFLQKKYNITPVDVSMWKFMRMRPQNFPTIRLAQFAALIIKANHLFSKIMEIKNVAELHTLFENLPVNDYWKTHYHFKKVASGVNTQIGKTSVDSVLLNTVALFLFAYGKHTATPYYISRAIKLLESLPAEQNAITDKFTGAGVKMANAFASQGILQLKKQYCDEKKCLSCGIGIKILKQA; from the coding sequence ATGAATTTTCCGGAAGATTTTCTTCATTACGTTTGGCAGTTCAGGTCGTTTGATTTTAACGATCTGCAAACCACTCGTGGAGAAAATCTGAAAATCATAAACCCAGGCTTGCTCAATAAGGATGCCGGTCCTGATTTTTTTCATGCAAAAATCGAAATTGGCAATACTACCTGGGCGGGAAATGTAGAAATTCATTTAAAATCGTCTGATTGGTTAAAGCACAACCATCAGGTTAATCCTGTATATGAAAATGTAATCCTGCATGTAGTTTACGAGCATGATGCCGAAATAAAAAGGATGGATGGATCCATTTTGCCGGTTTTAGAATTGAAGAACCGGATTTCTACTGATCTGATTAGAAAATACGAAAATCTGTTCCTCACTTTAACTGATTTTCCTTGTATTTCTCAAATTGGGAGGGTAGATGAGTTGATTGTAGATTCTTTTTTATCAAGAACCTTAGTGGAGCGTTTTGAGCAGAAAACAAATGCTGTTACAGAAACCTTAAATGAATTAAACGGGAATTGGGATGAGACTTTCTACCGGTTCATGGCGCGTAATTTTGGATTCAAAATAAATGCTTTGCCTTTCGAGTTGTTTGCCAAAGCAGTTTCGCAGCATATTTATGCCAGGCATAAAAATAATCCACATCAAATAGAAGCATTGGTTTTTGGTGCCGCTGGTTTTTTAAACGATCAGTTTGAGGAAGAATATCCCCGAAAGTTAAAAACCGAATTTCTGTTTCTTCAAAAGAAATATAACATTACACCGGTTGACGTTTCGATGTGGAAATTTATGCGGATGCGTCCTCAAAACTTTCCAACCATTCGTTTAGCACAATTTGCCGCATTAATTATAAAAGCCAATCATCTTTTTTCTAAAATTATGGAAATAAAGAATGTGGCTGAACTGCATACCTTATTTGAAAACCTGCCGGTAAATGATTACTGGAAAACACATTATCATTTTAAGAAAGTAGCTTCTGGAGTGAATACCCAAATTGGAAAAACATCTGTAGATAGTGTCCTGTTAAATACTGTCGCCTTGTTTTTATTCGCTTATGGCAAACATACAGCTACACCATATTATATCAGTAGAGCGATAAAACTGTTAGAAAGTTTGCCAGCTGAGCAAAATGCAATTACCGATAAATTTACAGGAGCAGGAGTGAAGATGGCGAATGCATTTGCCTCTCAGGGAATTTTGCAGCTAAAAAAGCAATATTGTGATGAGAAAAAATGCCTATCTTGTGGTATTGGAATTAAAATTTTAAAGCAGGCCTAA
- the rho gene encoding transcription termination factor Rho, protein MFSKTELNDKLTTELRELAKSYGIEGADSLRKIDLVEVLLHQQEIINAAKAGADPYSEIEPIAATPAPKTKAAKTSKVAAAAASAAVAENAVVADKPVVADKPVKKRARLSKDEPAAPIERRRDSVTLFDEPQHHQQPERQPDRIVEAEESVKPISALIEESAEVLPVAPKQKQEPKEKQEKPQRDENRQQKQPGGGNHHKNENSYSNLDFDNVITNEGVLEIMPDGYGFLRSADYNYLTSPDDIYVSQSQIKLFGLKTGDTVKGSIRPPKEGEKYFPLVRVETINGRIPAEVRDRVPFDYLTPLFPTEKLNLFTDNSNYSTRIMDLFTPIGKGQRGLIVAQPKTGKTNLLKEVANAIAKNHPEVYLIILLIDERPEEVTDMARSVRAEVIASTFDEPAERHVKIANIVLEKAKRLVESGHDVVILLDSITRLARAYNTTAPASGKILSGGVDANALHKPKRFFGAARNIENGGSLTILATALTDTGSKMDEVIFEEFKGTGNMELQLDRKLSNKRIFPAIDITASSTRRDDLLLDRDILQRVWILRNHLADMNSQEAMEFVQSQIKGTKSNEEFLISMNS, encoded by the coding sequence ATGTTTAGTAAAACAGAATTAAATGATAAGCTCACAACAGAATTACGTGAGCTAGCAAAAAGCTATGGCATTGAAGGTGCCGACTCCCTAAGAAAAATCGACCTTGTTGAAGTACTTTTACACCAACAGGAAATTATAAATGCCGCTAAAGCTGGTGCAGACCCTTATAGCGAAATCGAACCTATTGCAGCTACTCCTGCGCCTAAAACTAAAGCTGCAAAAACATCAAAAGTTGCTGCAGCCGCTGCTTCAGCAGCAGTAGCAGAAAACGCTGTCGTAGCTGATAAGCCTGTTGTAGCCGACAAGCCTGTTAAAAAAAGAGCAAGGTTAAGCAAAGATGAGCCTGCAGCGCCAATTGAAAGAAGAAGAGATTCGGTAACCTTATTTGACGAACCGCAGCACCATCAACAACCTGAAAGACAGCCCGACAGAATTGTTGAAGCTGAAGAAAGTGTAAAACCTATCTCAGCCTTAATCGAAGAAAGTGCTGAAGTACTTCCGGTGGCTCCAAAGCAAAAACAAGAGCCTAAAGAAAAGCAGGAAAAACCGCAACGCGACGAAAACCGTCAGCAAAAACAACCAGGCGGTGGCAATCACCACAAAAACGAAAACAGTTATTCTAACTTGGATTTCGATAACGTAATTACAAATGAGGGTGTTTTAGAAATTATGCCCGATGGTTATGGTTTCTTGCGTTCGGCAGATTACAACTACTTAACTTCTCCTGATGATATTTATGTATCTCAGTCGCAAATAAAACTTTTTGGCTTAAAAACTGGTGATACCGTAAAAGGTAGTATCCGTCCGCCAAAAGAAGGCGAAAAATATTTCCCACTCGTTCGCGTAGAAACCATTAATGGCAGAATTCCTGCTGAGGTTCGCGACCGTGTTCCTTTCGACTATTTAACGCCACTTTTCCCAACAGAAAAATTAAATTTATTTACGGATAACAGCAACTACTCTACCCGTATTATGGATTTATTTACGCCAATTGGTAAAGGACAGCGTGGTTTAATTGTAGCGCAACCAAAAACAGGTAAAACGAACCTGCTTAAAGAAGTAGCCAATGCAATTGCCAAAAACCATCCGGAAGTTTATTTAATTATCTTATTAATTGATGAGCGCCCGGAAGAGGTTACCGATATGGCTCGTAGTGTAAGGGCTGAGGTTATTGCTTCTACTTTTGATGAGCCGGCTGAACGCCATGTTAAAATTGCCAATATTGTTTTAGAAAAAGCAAAACGTTTGGTAGAAAGCGGACATGATGTGGTAATTCTTTTAGATTCGATTACCCGTTTGGCCAGAGCATACAATACAACTGCACCGGCATCAGGTAAAATATTATCAGGGGGTGTTGATGCAAATGCGTTACACAAACCAAAACGTTTCTTCGGAGCGGCACGTAACATCGAAAATGGTGGCTCACTAACCATTTTAGCTACCGCATTAACCGATACAGGTTCTAAAATGGATGAGGTGATCTTCGAAGAATTTAAAGGAACAGGTAACATGGAGTTACAATTAGATCGTAAATTATCTAACAAACGTATCTTCCCTGCAATTGATATTACGGCATCAAGTACCCGTCGCGACGATTTATTGCTCGATAGAGATATTTTGCAACGCGTGTGGATTTTACGTAACCACCTTGCTGACATGAACAGCCAGGAAGCAATGGAATTTGTTCAATCACAAATAAAAGGAACAAAAAGTAACGAAGAGTTCTTAATTTCGATGAACAGCTAA
- the pyrF gene encoding orotidine-5'-phosphate decarboxylase produces the protein MTKQQLFEQIQKKRSFLCVGLDSSLDKIPKHLLKYENPILEFNKQIIDATKDLCVAYKPNTAFYECYGKKGWETLIETWKYIPQDIFSIADAKRGDIGNTSAMYAETFFNAASSEMSFDSVTVAPYMGSDSVTPFLTFKDKWVILLALTSNTGHADFQLQEIGEDRLFEKVIKTSQAWATNEQMMYVVGATRGAAFGDVRKLAPDHFLLVPGVGAQGGDLSEVCKYGLNSQCGLLINSSRGIIYASQGEDFAEKAREEALKLQKEMEQILVNADLV, from the coding sequence ATGACAAAGCAACAACTTTTCGAGCAGATACAAAAAAAACGTTCATTTTTATGTGTCGGATTAGATTCTTCGTTAGATAAAATACCAAAACACCTGTTAAAGTATGAAAATCCAATTCTGGAATTCAACAAACAGATTATAGATGCCACAAAAGATTTGTGTGTAGCTTATAAACCGAATACTGCTTTTTATGAGTGCTACGGTAAAAAAGGTTGGGAAACTTTAATCGAAACCTGGAAATATATTCCGCAGGATATTTTTTCTATTGCAGATGCCAAACGTGGCGATATTGGAAATACCTCTGCCATGTATGCCGAAACATTTTTTAATGCTGCATCGTCTGAGATGAGTTTCGATTCGGTTACCGTTGCACCTTATATGGGGAGCGACTCGGTAACGCCGTTTTTAACTTTTAAAGATAAATGGGTAATTCTATTAGCCTTAACTTCGAACACCGGACATGCAGACTTTCAGTTGCAGGAAATTGGAGAAGACAGACTCTTCGAAAAAGTGATTAAAACCTCGCAAGCCTGGGCAACTAATGAGCAGATGATGTATGTGGTAGGTGCTACACGTGGTGCGGCATTTGGCGATGTACGTAAACTGGCACCAGATCACTTTCTTTTGGTACCAGGCGTAGGTGCACAAGGTGGAGATTTAAGTGAAGTGTGTAAATATGGGCTAAATTCGCAATGTGGATTGCTGATTAATTCTTCCAGAGGGATTATCTATGCCAGCCAAGGGGAAGACTTTGCCGAAAAAGCCAGGGAAGAGGCCTTAAAACTTCAAAAGGAGATGGAGCAGATCCTAGTTAACGCTGATCTTGTTTAG
- a CDS encoding DMT family transporter, with translation MKSKIDLKLILALFGVALIWGTTYLGIRVAVESIPAWYVTAIRQSVASIIILVLLIKQKELKWIGWSSFKRQILLSILMVVIANGMTTVAEKTIPSGLASLINATSPLLVFLGCVFLGIQKASLKGFIGVFIGFLGIVFIFRDGLNDLLEPGYRNGILSLIIAVSGWTVGTIYSKKHSGKPQYIFLNLFYQFVFSAIIQLGLAMVFSGKADVNSWKTESIFATVYLAVFGSVLGYFCYHYALKRVSASEVSILTYFNTIIAIFLGWLILNEKVGIDLVVATVLIIAGVFITNYKKKAEVKVT, from the coding sequence ATGAAATCAAAAATAGATCTTAAACTCATACTCGCCCTATTTGGCGTGGCTTTGATATGGGGCACAACATATTTAGGAATAAGGGTTGCCGTAGAAAGTATTCCGGCCTGGTATGTAACGGCCATTCGTCAATCTGTTGCTTCAATAATTATATTGGTTCTGTTAATTAAACAGAAGGAATTAAAATGGATTGGATGGTCGAGTTTTAAACGACAAATCTTATTGTCTATTTTAATGGTGGTAATTGCCAATGGCATGACAACCGTTGCTGAAAAGACTATTCCAAGTGGATTGGCTTCCTTAATTAATGCCACCTCTCCCTTGCTCGTATTTCTCGGATGCGTATTTCTAGGGATTCAAAAGGCAAGTTTAAAGGGATTTATTGGCGTTTTTATCGGTTTTTTAGGTATTGTTTTTATTTTTAGAGACGGTTTGAATGATTTGCTTGAACCAGGTTACCGGAACGGGATTTTATCTTTGATAATTGCGGTTTCAGGTTGGACAGTCGGCACCATTTATTCGAAGAAACACAGTGGTAAACCTCAATATATTTTTTTAAATCTATTTTACCAGTTTGTGTTTTCGGCCATTATTCAGTTGGGCTTAGCAATGGTGTTTTCTGGTAAGGCTGATGTAAATTCCTGGAAAACAGAAAGCATATTTGCCACTGTTTATTTGGCTGTGTTCGGGTCTGTTTTGGGTTATTTCTGTTATCATTATGCCCTAAAAAGGGTTTCAGCATCCGAAGTTTCTATCCTAACTTACTTTAACACCATTATCGCGATATTTTTAGGTTGGTTAATTTTAAATGAAAAGGTAGGTATTGACTTAGTAGTTGCAACCGTTTTAATTATTGCAGGGGTTTTTATTACCAATTATAAAAAGAAGGCTGAAGTTAAAGTGACCTAA